From the Microbacterium thalassium genome, one window contains:
- a CDS encoding shikimate kinase has product MSDENALVLIGPMGAGKTSVGRRVAKALGVGFTDSDSVVVREHGPIEDIFRAQGEAEFRRIEREAVQRALASGGVVSLGGGAVLDPDTRSDLSRHRVVLLTIQPRIVASRVRGSARPLLADGEDPMERWNQIYAQRRPIYEELADVVFDTSSGPLQHVVEDIVAWARRTEEAG; this is encoded by the coding sequence ATGAGCGACGAGAACGCGCTCGTCCTGATCGGCCCGATGGGCGCCGGGAAGACCAGTGTCGGACGGCGGGTCGCGAAGGCGCTCGGCGTCGGCTTCACCGACTCCGACTCCGTCGTGGTGCGCGAGCACGGCCCCATCGAGGACATCTTCCGCGCGCAGGGCGAGGCGGAGTTCCGCCGCATCGAACGCGAGGCCGTGCAGCGCGCCCTCGCTTCGGGCGGCGTCGTCTCGCTCGGCGGGGGAGCAGTGCTCGACCCCGACACGCGCTCGGATCTGTCGCGGCACCGCGTGGTGCTGCTGACGATCCAGCCGCGCATCGTCGCATCGCGCGTGCGCGGGTCGGCCCGGCCGCTCCTCGCGGACGGCGAGGATCCGATGGAGCGCTGGAACCAGATCTACGCTCAGCGCCGGCCGATCTACGAAGAGCTGGCCGACGTCGTCTTCGACACGTCGAGCGGTCCGCTGCAGCACGTGGTGGAGGACATCGTCGCGTGGGCGCGGCGGACCGAGGAGGCAGGATGA
- a CDS encoding shikimate dehydrogenase has translation MAGLVRGEPGLGVLSPAATRLAVWGDPIEHSRSPQLHLAAYRLLGLDWTYDRRRVAEHEFGGALAGLDMTWRGLSLTMPLKGAAWRAAARRDRRAELTGAVNTLLLTGDGPAGFNTDVGGIVRALADVGVHEIASARIVGAGATATSALVALSELGAREVDVVARRPEPVADLARLGDRIGIRVTHTRFDDAPARDVALTVATLPGDAPLPDAAADRLAARGGRLLDVVYGHWPTALSRAWDRAAAPAGSGLGMLLHQAVLQIRIFAGGDVDAALPDEGAVVAVMRAALVGD, from the coding sequence GTGGCAGGACTGGTGCGCGGCGAACCCGGACTCGGGGTGCTGAGCCCGGCAGCGACCCGCCTGGCGGTATGGGGAGACCCGATCGAGCACAGTCGGTCGCCCCAGCTGCATCTCGCGGCGTACCGGCTCCTCGGCCTCGACTGGACGTACGACAGGCGGCGCGTGGCCGAGCACGAGTTCGGCGGCGCCCTCGCGGGACTCGACATGACGTGGCGGGGACTGTCCCTCACGATGCCGCTGAAGGGCGCGGCGTGGCGGGCCGCCGCCCGGCGCGACCGCCGAGCCGAGCTCACGGGCGCCGTCAACACGCTCCTCCTGACCGGCGACGGCCCGGCCGGCTTCAACACCGACGTGGGAGGCATCGTCCGCGCCCTCGCCGACGTCGGCGTCCACGAGATCGCATCGGCGCGCATCGTCGGCGCGGGCGCGACCGCGACATCGGCGCTGGTCGCGCTGTCGGAGCTGGGCGCCCGCGAGGTCGACGTGGTGGCCCGTCGACCCGAGCCCGTCGCCGACCTGGCCCGCCTCGGCGACCGGATCGGCATCCGCGTCACCCACACCCGGTTCGACGATGCGCCCGCGCGGGACGTCGCGCTGACCGTCGCGACCCTCCCGGGCGACGCGCCGCTGCCCGACGCCGCCGCCGACCGGCTCGCGGCCCGCGGCGGCCGACTCCTGGACGTCGTCTACGGGCACTGGCCGACGGCCCTGTCGCGCGCGTGGGATCGCGCGGCGGCGCCGGCCGGATCGGGGCTCGGCATGCTGCTGCACCAGGCCGTGCTGCAGATCCGGATCTTCGCCGGCGGAGACGTCGACGCGGCCCTGCCCGACGAAGGGGCGGTCGTCGCCGTCATGCGCGCGGCGCTCGTGGGAGACTAG
- the aroC gene encoding chorismate synthase translates to MLRVLTAGESHGPELVAIMEGLPSGVPVSRAAIQADLARRKLGYGRGSRMKFEEDELTISGGVRHGLTLGSPIALRIGNTEWPKWVEVMSPEPTELTDRSRGRGAALTRPRPGHADLVGMQKYDFDESRPILERASARETAARVALGAIARAFLGELGIRLVSHTLSIGPVRAPEDAPLPAPEDVDALDADPLRCFHAETSERMVAEVDDARKDGDTLGGIVEVLAYGLPPGLGSHVHWDRRLDGRLAQALMSIQAIKGVEVGDGFETTRRRGSAAHDELFATEGGISRSSDKAGGTEGGMSTGTVLRVRAGMKPIATVPRALRTVDIATGDTASAHHQRSDVCAVPAAGVVAEAMVAIVLAEAVLEKFGGDSVGETARNIRGYLDAIPESLRTAAASDATLGA, encoded by the coding sequence ATGCTCCGCGTGCTGACGGCCGGCGAATCGCACGGCCCCGAACTCGTCGCCATCATGGAGGGCCTGCCCTCGGGCGTGCCCGTCTCCCGCGCCGCCATCCAGGCCGACCTCGCCCGGCGCAAGCTGGGCTACGGCCGCGGCTCGCGCATGAAGTTCGAAGAGGACGAGCTGACGATCTCGGGCGGTGTCCGCCACGGCCTCACGCTCGGCAGCCCGATCGCCCTGCGCATCGGCAACACGGAGTGGCCCAAGTGGGTCGAGGTCATGAGCCCCGAGCCGACGGAGCTCACGGACCGCTCGCGCGGCCGCGGCGCGGCGCTCACGCGGCCGCGCCCCGGACACGCCGACCTCGTCGGCATGCAGAAGTACGACTTCGACGAGTCGCGGCCGATCCTCGAGCGTGCGAGCGCCCGCGAGACGGCCGCCCGCGTCGCCCTCGGCGCCATCGCCCGCGCGTTCCTGGGCGAACTCGGCATCCGGCTGGTCAGCCACACGCTCTCGATCGGCCCGGTCCGCGCCCCGGAGGACGCTCCGCTGCCGGCGCCCGAGGACGTCGACGCGCTGGATGCCGATCCGCTGCGGTGCTTCCACGCCGAGACGTCCGAGCGCATGGTCGCCGAGGTCGATGACGCCCGCAAGGACGGCGACACGCTCGGCGGCATCGTCGAGGTCCTCGCCTACGGCCTGCCGCCGGGGCTCGGCTCGCACGTCCACTGGGACCGGCGCCTGGACGGCAGGCTCGCGCAGGCGCTCATGAGCATCCAGGCCATCAAGGGCGTCGAGGTCGGCGACGGCTTCGAGACGACCCGACGCCGCGGATCCGCCGCGCACGACGAGCTGTTCGCGACAGAAGGCGGCATCTCGCGATCCAGCGACAAGGCGGGCGGCACCGAGGGCGGCATGTCCACGGGCACGGTCCTGCGCGTGCGCGCCGGCATGAAGCCGATCGCCACCGTGCCGCGAGCCCTGCGCACGGTCGACATCGCCACCGGCGACACCGCCTCGGCGCACCACCAGCGCTCCGACGTGTGCGCGGTGCCCGCCGCGGGTGTCGTGGCCGAGGCGATGGTCGCGATCGTGCTGGCCGAGGCCGTGCTCGAGAAGTTCGGCGGCGACAGCGTCGGCGAGACCGCCCGCAACATCCGCGGGTACCTCGACGCGATCCCCGAGAGCTTGCGCACCGCCGCTGCCAGCGACGCGACCCTCGGGGCATGA
- the aroB gene encoding 3-dehydroquinate synthase: MTDQTTISVTGDAGYDITVGRGLIARLDEQLPPAARKVLVIHPPTLAAQADALRTNLLGDREVLLAEIPDAEAGKRIEVAAFCWQVMGKADFTRTDAVVGFGGGAVTDLAGFVAATWLRGVDVVQVPTTVLGMVDAAVGGKTGINTAEGKNLVGAFWAPRAVLCDLDLLDTLSRNERVAGYAEVVKAGFIAEPEILDLVEADPDTATDPRSDAFRRTIELAIGMKARVVGQDLREAGLREILNYGHTLGHAIEHAERYRWRHGAAISVGMVFAAELSRLAGRLTDDAAGRHRDILDRLGLPTTYRAGAWPQLLATMQRDKKSRGGMLRFIVLDDIARPTVLQAPDESLLFAAYQEVAA, from the coding sequence ATGACCGATCAGACGACGATCAGCGTCACCGGCGACGCCGGGTACGACATCACCGTGGGACGCGGCCTCATCGCGCGCCTGGACGAGCAGCTCCCGCCGGCGGCGCGCAAGGTCCTCGTGATCCATCCGCCGACGCTCGCGGCGCAGGCCGACGCGCTGCGCACGAACCTGCTCGGCGACCGCGAGGTGCTCCTCGCCGAGATCCCGGACGCCGAGGCCGGGAAGCGCATCGAGGTCGCCGCCTTCTGCTGGCAGGTCATGGGCAAGGCGGACTTCACCCGCACCGATGCCGTCGTCGGCTTCGGCGGGGGAGCGGTCACGGACCTCGCCGGCTTCGTCGCGGCGACCTGGCTGCGCGGCGTCGACGTGGTGCAGGTGCCGACGACGGTCCTCGGCATGGTCGATGCGGCCGTCGGCGGCAAGACCGGCATCAACACCGCCGAGGGCAAGAACCTCGTCGGGGCGTTCTGGGCGCCGCGCGCCGTGCTGTGCGACCTCGACCTGCTCGACACGCTGTCGCGGAACGAGCGCGTCGCCGGGTACGCCGAGGTGGTCAAGGCCGGCTTCATCGCCGAGCCCGAGATCCTCGACCTCGTCGAGGCAGATCCCGACACCGCGACCGATCCGCGCAGCGACGCGTTCCGGCGCACGATCGAGCTCGCGATCGGCATGAAGGCACGCGTGGTCGGGCAGGACCTGCGCGAGGCCGGCCTGCGCGAGATCCTCAACTACGGTCACACGCTCGGACACGCGATCGAGCACGCCGAGCGCTACCGCTGGCGCCACGGCGCGGCGATCTCGGTGGGCATGGTGTTCGCCGCCGAGCTGTCGCGTCTCGCCGGGCGGCTCACCGACGACGCCGCCGGGCGTCACCGCGACATCCTCGACCGCCTGGGGCTGCCGACGACCTACCGCGCCGGCGCGTGGCCGCAGCTGCTGGCGACGATGCAGCGCGACAAGAAGAGCCGCGGGGGGATGCTCCGCTTCATCGTGCTCGACGACATCGCCAGGCCCACCGTCCTGCAGGCGCCCGACGAATCGCTGCTGTTCGCGGCGTACCAGGAGGTGGCGGCATGA